One cyanobiont of Ornithocercus magnificus DNA segment encodes these proteins:
- a CDS encoding signal peptide peptidase SppA, translating to MIWPWRRRSRRRMARIVIDGPITPATRRRVLKGIREVEQRKFPALLLRIDSPGGTVGDSQEIHAALLRLRQNSCRVVASFGNISASGGVYVGVAAERIVSNPGTITGSIGVILRGNNLSQLLERIGVRFETVKSGAYKDILSPDRALTSEERTVLQQLIDSSYDQFVAAVAEGRSLGEDTVRSFADGRVFSGAQALQLGLVDELGDEDHARRLVARLAGLDETTTRPITVGRQPRQLLSRLPGVELLSLLSRLLDTELCGSGQPLWLYRP from the coding sequence ATGATCTGGCCCTGGCGCCGTAGATCCCGCCGGCGAATGGCCCGGATCGTCATCGATGGCCCCATCACACCTGCCACTCGGCGACGAGTCCTAAAAGGAATCCGTGAGGTCGAACAACGGAAGTTCCCAGCTCTACTGCTACGCATTGACAGCCCTGGGGGTACTGTAGGCGACAGTCAGGAGATCCATGCCGCACTTCTGCGATTGCGACAGAACAGCTGTCGCGTCGTTGCCAGTTTTGGCAACATCTCGGCTTCTGGCGGTGTATACGTCGGTGTGGCAGCTGAAAGAATCGTCAGCAACCCTGGAACAATTACCGGTTCTATCGGTGTGATCTTACGTGGCAACAACTTGTCACAGCTCTTAGAGCGCATCGGCGTTCGCTTCGAAACTGTAAAGAGTGGTGCCTACAAAGACATCCTGTCACCGGATCGTGCCCTAACGAGTGAGGAAAGGACTGTATTGCAGCAACTGATCGATAGTAGCTACGATCAATTCGTAGCAGCAGTAGCAGAGGGTCGTAGTCTAGGTGAGGATACGGTGCGGAGCTTTGCTGATGGCCGTGTCTTTAGTGGAGCCCAAGCCCTCCAACTTGGTCTTGTGGACGAGCTCGGCGATGAAGATCATGCTCGGCGGTTGGTGGCTCGCCTTGCTGGCCTTGATGAAACCACTACACGACCGATCACTGTTGGCCGACAACCTCGACAACTACTCAGCCGTTTGCCAGGAGTTGAGCTGCTATCACTTCTGAGCCGCTTACTAGATACCGAGCTGTGTGGTAGCGGACAACCGCTGTGGCTATACCGTCCATGA
- a CDS encoding chorismate mutase, giving the protein MSATSESLPLRLRGLRGATTCTANTAEAIEAAVDELIEILIQRNALESDRVVSVLFSVTSDLNACFPAAVVRRRSGWGKVALLDCQQMAVDGDIDRCIRLLAHVWMPQNQVPVHPYLGEATQLRPDLSSYG; this is encoded by the coding sequence ATGAGCGCGACGTCGGAATCATTACCGCTACGCTTACGAGGATTGCGCGGTGCCACTACTTGCACAGCCAACACTGCTGAAGCGATTGAAGCAGCTGTTGACGAGCTGATAGAGATACTAATCCAGCGCAATGCCCTTGAGTCTGATAGAGTTGTTTCAGTGCTGTTCTCCGTAACATCCGATTTGAATGCCTGCTTTCCTGCAGCAGTAGTACGCCGGAGGTCAGGGTGGGGCAAAGTAGCACTACTAGATTGCCAGCAAATGGCTGTTGATGGCGACATTGACCGCTGTATCCGTCTTCTAGCGCATGTCTGGATGCCGCAGAATCAGGTCCCTGTGCATCCCTATCTTGGGGAAGCAACTCAACTGCGGCCTGACCTATCTAGCTATGGCTAG
- a CDS encoding 50S ribosomal protein L34 has translation MTKHTLGGTSRKRKRVSGFRVRMRTHTGRRVIRKRRRRGRTQLAV, from the coding sequence ATGACTAAGCACACTCTTGGGGGTACTAGTCGCAAGCGGAAACGGGTATCAGGCTTCCGAGTAAGAATGCGTACCCATACAGGGCGTCGCGTGATCCGCAAACGGCGTAGGCGTGGTCGGACCCAACTGGCTGTCTAA
- a CDS encoding ribonuclease P protein component, whose protein sequence is MILPLEMRIRGHRCFDHLHRYGRQRRGKLILLRMVVGDPRLLRPKLRCGVQNCCRCAVVISNKVHKRAVERNRLRRKLHSHLNQRLKDHGSGAGIWLLLSLRPGACEANTELLLRECDRLLEEIGLLP, encoded by the coding sequence ATGATACTGCCCCTAGAAATGCGAATAAGGGGGCATCGCTGTTTTGATCACCTCCACCGGTATGGGCGTCAGCGGCGGGGCAAACTTATTTTGCTTAGGATGGTTGTAGGAGATCCTAGACTTCTACGACCTAAGCTACGATGCGGCGTTCAAAACTGCTGCCGCTGCGCGGTAGTAATCAGCAATAAGGTTCACAAGCGTGCTGTAGAGCGTAATCGTCTTCGTCGCAAGCTACACAGCCATCTCAATCAACGCCTAAAAGATCATGGAAGCGGAGCAGGAATTTGGCTGCTACTCAGCTTGCGTCCAGGAGCTTGTGAGGCTAACACAGAGCTTCTCTTGAGAGAATGCGACAGACTGCTCGAGGAAATCGGTCTTCTGCCATGA
- a CDS encoding ribonuclease P, giving the protein MKSIPEDTFYEGGPAKGDLVLNLMLGLSLIGIPFAVGAIVRAVWLRFLITSRRISVSGGWLGRDRTQVVYGQIRELRSVPRGFGAWGDIVLVLTDGARLEMRSVPHFRETEAYILECIASRRAVSDTDIGESRGFAA; this is encoded by the coding sequence ATGAAATCCATACCTGAGGATACTTTCTACGAGGGTGGGCCTGCGAAGGGAGACCTGGTTTTGAACTTGATGCTAGGTCTCAGCTTAATCGGTATTCCCTTTGCAGTTGGCGCCATTGTGCGCGCAGTATGGCTTCGATTCTTGATCACAAGCCGCCGGATCTCTGTTAGTGGCGGCTGGTTAGGGCGCGACCGCACGCAAGTAGTGTACGGACAGATTCGCGAGCTACGCTCAGTGCCACGTGGGTTTGGTGCTTGGGGTGACATAGTGTTGGTTCTCACAGATGGGGCGAGGCTAGAGATGCGCTCCGTTCCGCACTTTCGGGAAACCGAGGCCTACATTCTTGAATGCATAGCAAGCCGCCGTGCTGTGAGCGACACAGACATCGGAGAAAGCCGGGGTTTTGCCGCCTGA
- a CDS encoding membrane protein insertase YidC gives MIGYISDNLLLPILDFFYGLVPSYGLAIVALTVVIRLTLFPLSAGSIRNARRMRIAQPVMQQRQAEIRGKFSNNPQKQQEELGKLMKEFGSPLAGCLPLLVQMPILFALFATLRGSPFADVPYTLNLKVLPAEQIAAVDLKPFTSSSHSIFISDNEHVPVVAGLPGGTKLGVGDAAKVQLQTRSGEPFTDVLDRVNDGERFLPKWSLTRGDGIVTVSDDGTITAVSPGDATIEGKVPGLAARSGFLFIKALGQVGFYSDGNVNWDIAILVAAFGLTLLLSQLLSGLGMPANPQQSTANKITPVMITGMFLFFPLPAGVLLYMVIANIFQALQTFLLTREALPDNLQVILDQQLAQQSKGAAITTATVGSNTSRLPFEPKSRK, from the coding sequence GTGATCGGGTACATCTCCGACAATCTGCTACTCCCGATCCTCGACTTTTTCTACGGACTAGTCCCAAGTTATGGCTTGGCGATCGTAGCCCTTACAGTGGTTATACGGCTCACTCTGTTCCCACTCAGTGCAGGATCAATTCGCAACGCCCGGCGGATGCGCATTGCCCAACCAGTGATGCAGCAGCGGCAAGCCGAGATTCGCGGCAAATTCTCTAATAACCCTCAAAAACAGCAGGAAGAGCTAGGCAAACTTATGAAGGAGTTTGGCAGTCCACTAGCCGGCTGTTTACCGTTGTTAGTGCAGATGCCGATTCTTTTTGCTTTGTTTGCCACACTACGGGGCTCGCCATTTGCAGATGTACCTTACACTCTAAACCTAAAAGTTCTTCCTGCTGAACAAATCGCCGCTGTTGACCTGAAGCCATTTACTAGTAGCAGTCACTCAATTTTTATCTCCGATAATGAACATGTCCCCGTAGTCGCGGGACTTCCAGGAGGTACAAAGTTGGGTGTTGGTGATGCAGCAAAGGTACAGCTACAAACACGCTCTGGAGAGCCATTTACTGATGTACTTGACCGTGTCAATGATGGTGAGCGCTTTCTGCCTAAATGGTCTTTGACAAGAGGAGATGGGATTGTAACAGTTTCCGATGATGGCACTATCACTGCAGTCAGTCCTGGCGATGCAACTATTGAAGGTAAAGTTCCTGGTCTGGCAGCTCGTAGTGGCTTCCTATTTATCAAAGCCCTAGGTCAAGTTGGTTTTTATAGTGACGGTAATGTCAATTGGGATATAGCTATCCTTGTAGCAGCATTTGGCCTCACTCTGCTCCTGTCTCAGCTCCTGTCAGGTCTTGGGATGCCAGCTAACCCACAACAGTCCACAGCTAACAAAATCACCCCAGTAATGATTACAGGCATGTTCCTGTTTTTTCCACTACCAGCCGGAGTATTACTTTATATGGTGATTGCTAACATCTTCCAGGCATTACAGACTTTCTTGCTCACCAGGGAAGCACTGCCAGATAACCTCCAGGTTATACTTGATCAACAGCTTGCCCAACAGTCCAAGGGAGCAGCAATCACTACAGCCACAGTAGGCAGCAATACTTCACGCCTACCGTTTGAGCCAAAGAGTCGAAAGTGA